Proteins encoded by one window of Salirhabdus salicampi:
- the comGA gene encoding competence type IV pilus ATPase ComGA — translation MANVEQVAYSLIKEAISKSTSDIHFIPENEFVRVYFRIHGNRTPNDSLSINLYNPLLTFFKFTSGMDIGETKIPQHGTYSLTVHARRYHLRLSTLPVSSGESLAIRIHEEDKIPSIDKLFLFSNQAKTIKQWANERYGLVLITGPTGVGKSTTMYSFLSYATKQCKQIVSIEDPVEQKINGLIQIDVNDKLGLQFADIFKSVLRHDPDIIMIGEIRDVQTAKLAVRAAYSGHLIISTLHAKDGFGTIQRLKEMGIKEEDLMQTLLGVVSQQLILTNNQHIKRVAIAEILQNEILQKAIHGVPLTSDSHFQSFDFLRRKACALGYIRQKDL, via the coding sequence TTGGCAAATGTAGAACAAGTTGCCTACTCCCTCATAAAAGAGGCCATTTCCAAATCGACTTCAGATATCCACTTTATCCCCGAAAACGAATTCGTGCGTGTATACTTCCGAATCCATGGTAACAGAACTCCAAATGACTCACTTTCAATTAACTTATATAACCCTTTACTTACTTTCTTTAAGTTTACATCAGGAATGGATATTGGGGAAACGAAAATTCCTCAACACGGAACTTACTCTTTAACCGTTCATGCAAGGCGTTATCATTTACGCCTGTCTACACTCCCTGTATCATCCGGAGAAAGTTTAGCGATTCGTATCCATGAAGAAGATAAAATCCCTTCGATTGATAAGTTATTTTTATTTTCTAATCAGGCAAAAACCATTAAACAATGGGCTAATGAACGGTATGGGTTAGTGCTGATTACGGGACCAACTGGTGTGGGAAAATCTACAACAATGTACTCTTTTTTATCCTATGCCACAAAGCAGTGCAAGCAAATTGTTTCCATCGAAGACCCTGTGGAACAAAAGATTAACGGACTCATCCAAATAGACGTAAATGACAAGTTGGGCCTACAATTTGCAGATATTTTTAAATCTGTCTTACGTCATGATCCTGATATCATTATGATTGGTGAAATACGGGATGTCCAAACCGCGAAGTTAGCCGTCCGGGCGGCTTATAGTGGGCACCTTATCATTTCCACACTTCATGCTAAAGATGGCTTTGGTACAATACAACGACTTAAAGAGATGGGGATTAAAGAAGAGGACCTCATGCAAACATTGTTAGGAGTAGTGTCACAGCAATTGATTTTAACGAATAATCAACATATAAAGAGGGTAGCGATTGCTGAAATATTACAAAATGAAATACTTCAAAAGGCGATTCACGGAGTTCCTCTCACTAGCGATTCTCATTTTCAAAGTTTTGATTTCTTAAGGAGGAAGGCATGTGCTCTTGGATATATTCGGCAAAAAGACCTGTAA
- a CDS encoding type II secretion system F family protein — protein MLLDIFGKKTCKCSHHGKIPLHVQASYLDRLGMLLKKGYTITDALNIIRLDPTYANIATATKSYLTKGRMLSETFQQLHFSNFAISFIAISIHSRDLGTHLQNCSKYLQQHIEFYRQFKKVMTYPTILLLFTSIILLFVNIHLLPTFHTVYADLSIAPVETSNYFSLMTTILIFLLYPLLLAIPLVVFFYRYIVPNIHNTSIQFRLYVLPICKPLKQLEATYFFSYHISCLLRSGCTIKESLEIIASQQELPIVQQYAEQFVQSFREGTSLIEVMNRCSLLKREFPIIFQQSLESGTISRDLEDYAHILLESFQDKMKKFVTILQPTVYLLFAFLIIFIYSSIVFPLFQLIEQI, from the coding sequence GTGCTCTTGGATATATTCGGCAAAAAGACCTGTAAATGTTCACACCACGGTAAAATACCATTACATGTACAAGCAAGTTATTTAGATCGCCTAGGTATGTTACTGAAAAAGGGATATACAATTACGGATGCCTTAAACATTATTCGTTTAGATCCAACATATGCCAATATCGCGACTGCTACAAAAAGCTATTTAACAAAAGGGAGGATGCTAAGCGAAACATTTCAACAATTACACTTTTCCAATTTTGCCATTTCCTTTATAGCGATCTCAATCCATAGTAGGGATTTAGGCACCCATCTACAAAACTGTAGTAAATATTTACAACAACATATCGAATTTTATAGACAGTTTAAAAAGGTGATGACCTATCCCACTATATTATTGCTTTTCACCTCGATTATTCTTCTTTTTGTCAACATACATCTACTCCCTACCTTCCATACCGTATACGCTGATTTAAGTATAGCTCCAGTGGAAACATCCAACTATTTTTCTTTGATGACAACTATATTGATTTTTCTTTTATATCCCCTCCTCCTTGCCATTCCACTCGTTGTTTTCTTTTATAGATACATCGTTCCAAATATTCATAACACTTCCATACAATTCCGACTTTATGTTCTTCCGATATGTAAACCGTTAAAACAACTTGAAGCCACTTACTTTTTCAGCTATCACATTAGTTGTTTATTACGCAGCGGTTGTACCATTAAAGAATCATTAGAAATTATTGCCTCGCAACAGGAACTCCCAATTGTACAACAGTATGCGGAACAATTTGTCCAATCATTTCGGGAAGGCACAAGTCTAATAGAAGTTATGAATAGATGCTCTCTGCTAAAGCGTGAATTCCCCATCATCTTTCAACAAAGTTTAGAAAGCGGCACGATTAGCCGTGATCTAGAGGACTATGCCCATATCCTATTAGAATCTTTCCAAGATAAAATGAAAAAGTTCGTAACCATTCTGCAACCGACTGTTTATTTATTGTTCGCTTTCCTTATCATTTTCATTTACAGTTCGATCGTTTTTCCTCTTTTCCAACTTATAGAGCAAATTTAA
- the comGC gene encoding competence type IV pilus major pilin ComGC, translated as MTNEKGYTLLEMLIVLLIISVLLMISVPNLTNSNSVINDKGCEAFVELVETQANLYRLDYGFYPEDLKTLMDSGYIKQTTCPDGTAVELQPDGSVSVAEAS; from the coding sequence ATGACTAACGAAAAAGGGTACACGTTATTAGAAATGTTAATTGTTCTTCTCATTATTTCTGTTTTGCTTATGATTTCTGTTCCGAATTTAACAAATAGTAACTCGGTGATAAACGATAAGGGGTGTGAGGCATTTGTTGAACTTGTAGAAACACAGGCAAATTTGTATCGATTGGACTATGGATTTTATCCTGAAGATCTAAAAACGTTAATGGATAGCGGATATATTAAACAAACGACATGCCCTGACGGAACCGCTGTGGAACTCCAACCTGACGGAAGTGTATCAGTTGCTGAAGCTTCGTAA
- the comGD gene encoding competence type IV pilus minor pilin ComGD — protein MLKLRNKGYTALEVLLVLSTVLVLISITIPLTNTTKEKQDIEHFFRVFEMDILYMQAVAVSKGPQLALFLYPDEHKYEIRKGPFFEPYVTREYSHAIDISIGTFQNPFSFKRSGVPNKPGSFYVNIDNKRYRVTFPFGKGRFYVSQTK, from the coding sequence TTGCTGAAGCTTCGTAACAAAGGATATACCGCACTAGAAGTCCTCCTCGTACTTTCTACTGTCTTGGTCCTCATTAGCATTACCATTCCATTGACCAACACAACAAAGGAGAAACAAGATATTGAGCATTTTTTTCGGGTGTTTGAAATGGATATTTTATATATGCAAGCAGTGGCGGTTTCCAAAGGGCCTCAGTTAGCATTATTTCTTTACCCCGATGAACATAAATACGAAATACGTAAAGGTCCATTTTTTGAACCATATGTAACAAGAGAGTATAGCCATGCCATTGACATATCCATAGGTACATTTCAAAACCCTTTCTCCTTTAAAAGAAGTGGAGTCCCAAACAAACCTGGTTCGTTTTATGTAAATATAGACAATAAACGCTATCGAGTTACGTTTCCTTTTGGGAAAGGAAGATTTTATGTTTCGCAAACAAAATAA
- a CDS encoding ComGF family competence protein, with protein MARHDNGYTFISILCSLGSFIVIIPFFFPLIKAIVAATSLHDFEMLSVEQFYHFFQEELYVSEEHQLRGEHTIDLYQQGKTITIDLYQDMIRRRVNDTGHEIMLFHVDSFSLIKENESTLIFHIKTKRGNKYEKRLSVP; from the coding sequence ATGGCACGGCACGATAATGGTTATACGTTCATCTCCATATTATGTTCCCTCGGAAGTTTCATCGTCATCATCCCTTTTTTCTTCCCACTAATTAAAGCTATAGTAGCAGCAACGTCCCTACACGACTTTGAAATGCTTAGCGTTGAACAATTTTATCATTTTTTCCAGGAAGAACTTTATGTGTCAGAAGAACACCAATTACGAGGGGAACATACGATTGACTTGTATCAACAAGGCAAGACGATAACAATTGATCTATATCAAGATATGATACGAAGAAGAGTAAATGATACCGGACACGAAATTATGCTTTTTCATGTTGATTCGTTTTCACTGATAAAAGAAAACGAATCAACCTTAATCTTTCATATCAAAACAAAAAGAGGAAACAAGTATGAAAAAAGGTTATCAGTTCCTTAA
- a CDS encoding DUF2626 domain-containing protein → MDRMFRVLSFWTGIFSVMFYVGDMVTTSILFLAQTAFFLTLSYLNLSERLYMYIFGAYLTVFFVGFTYYTTFLLEPGFGH, encoded by the coding sequence ATGGATCGCATGTTTCGTGTCCTTTCGTTTTGGACTGGTATTTTCTCCGTAATGTTTTACGTTGGAGATATGGTAACAACATCTATTTTATTTTTGGCACAAACGGCATTCTTTTTAACATTGAGTTATTTAAATCTTTCAGAAAGATTGTATATGTACATATTTGGCGCGTATTTAACAGTCTTTTTCGTAGGCTTCACGTATTACACAACTTTCCTTTTAGAACCAGGATTCGGACATTAA
- a CDS encoding SAM-dependent methyltransferase, protein MNQTIQTLIQQSEDKMIPYDLFIREALYNDESGYYINKNAFGKDGDFYTSSYVHDVFAEVMGQYFIETAKLANIPLHICELGGGSGRFASQVCQQLANVLDGDVLRYSIIEENPSTREKWNRIENNIIKDSFASLEEFSSAYPAFCGFIFSNEFLDAQPVRIVEMLEDTLYEICVTEQHGQLTETKRLCPTFLRQWMEERKITIKNGYRCEVPLYISSITANIAKALRRGFILTIDYGYNRDEWMHPARKQGSLRGYSNHQLKSNVLENVGEMDITHHVHWDVWIEEGRKYDIEFHRLMKQSEFLIHYGIMERLESHQSQVFSAKASKNRAIRSFILGDLGSAFDVCIQAKGEIG, encoded by the coding sequence GTGAATCAAACAATTCAAACGCTTATTCAACAATCGGAAGATAAGATGATTCCATATGATCTCTTCATTCGTGAAGCACTTTACAATGACGAATCGGGGTATTACATAAACAAAAACGCTTTTGGTAAAGATGGAGACTTTTATACTTCAAGTTACGTACATGATGTGTTTGCTGAAGTGATGGGGCAATATTTCATCGAAACAGCGAAATTAGCAAATATCCCATTACACATTTGTGAATTAGGAGGCGGTTCTGGTCGGTTTGCAAGTCAAGTTTGTCAACAATTAGCAAATGTTCTTGATGGTGATGTTCTCCGTTATTCCATTATTGAAGAAAATCCGTCCACAAGGGAAAAGTGGAACAGAATCGAAAACAATATAATAAAGGATTCATTTGCATCTTTAGAGGAATTTTCCAGTGCTTATCCTGCTTTTTGTGGATTTATTTTTTCGAATGAATTTTTAGACGCACAACCGGTTCGAATTGTGGAAATGTTAGAAGATACATTGTATGAAATTTGTGTAACGGAACAACATGGACAACTTACAGAAACAAAGAGACTATGTCCAACGTTTTTGAGGCAGTGGATGGAGGAGCGCAAGATAACTATAAAAAATGGATACAGATGTGAAGTCCCGTTGTACATATCGTCGATTACAGCAAATATAGCCAAAGCATTACGCAGAGGATTTATTTTAACTATTGATTACGGATACAATCGGGATGAATGGATGCACCCTGCAAGAAAACAAGGAAGTTTACGGGGATATTCCAACCATCAATTAAAGTCTAATGTTTTAGAAAATGTAGGGGAAATGGATATTACCCACCACGTCCATTGGGATGTTTGGATTGAAGAAGGACGGAAATATGATATCGAATTTCATCGGTTGATGAAACAGAGTGAATTTTTGATTCACTATGGTATTATGGAGCGTTTAGAAAGCCATCAAAGTCAAGTGTTTTCCGCTAAAGCGAGTAAGAACCGTGCTATACGAAGTTTTATTTTAGGTGATTTGGGAAGTGCTTTTGACGTTTGTATACAAGCAAAAGGGGAAATAGGGTAA
- a CDS encoding MBL fold metallo-hydrolase, translated as MEWKRMPLGLVETNCYVLQKGKEALIVDPGGDEEKIVSYIKQEELKPLAILLTHAHFDHIGAVDVVRDTFHIPMYVSKVESEWLGDPQLNGSQFFSLPPVVVKEADHFIEEGPHTIGPFAIRVVSTPGHSPGSLSFCFDEEGIVVSGDTLFHGSIGRTDLPGGDYEQLIDSITTQLLSLPAKTKVLPGHGPETTIEQEKETNPFL; from the coding sequence ATGGAATGGAAAAGAATGCCATTAGGGTTAGTTGAAACAAATTGCTATGTGTTACAAAAGGGTAAGGAAGCACTGATTGTTGACCCTGGGGGAGATGAGGAAAAAATTGTTTCATATATAAAACAAGAGGAACTTAAACCGCTGGCTATTTTATTAACACATGCTCATTTTGATCATATTGGAGCAGTCGATGTCGTTCGGGATACGTTTCATATCCCTATGTATGTGAGTAAGGTTGAGTCAGAATGGCTTGGTGACCCTCAATTAAACGGATCTCAATTTTTTTCACTACCTCCAGTTGTAGTGAAAGAAGCGGATCATTTTATCGAAGAGGGACCACACACAATTGGACCATTTGCAATCCGTGTTGTGTCTACACCGGGACATTCACCTGGAAGCTTATCCTTTTGCTTTGATGAAGAGGGAATTGTCGTTTCAGGAGATACATTGTTTCATGGGAGTATTGGAAGAACAGACTTACCTGGTGGAGATTATGAGCAATTAATAGACAGCATTACGACACAGCTATTGTCATTACCAGCAAAAACAAAGGTACTTCCTGGTCATGGACCTGAAACAACGATAGAACAAGAAAAAGAGACAAATCCCTTTTTGTAA
- a CDS encoding DUF2759 domain-containing protein has protein sequence MVLAIMLLVATILCVFAVLRESKNRNMFAVGFAGISALIFGWFSIMTIISELF, from the coding sequence ATGGTATTAGCAATCATGTTGCTAGTCGCGACAATTTTGTGCGTATTTGCTGTACTGAGAGAAAGTAAAAACCGTAATATGTTTGCGGTTGGTTTCGCTGGTATATCCGCACTTATTTTCGGCTGGTTTTCCATTATGACAATAATCTCAGAACTGTTTTAA
- a CDS encoding LTA synthase family protein, translated as MLHRINKPLFLIAALLFGFKTYILYRFVFNLSIENPLQELILLINPFATALIIFTFAVWMKPERQKKFVKYTTLIGTIILYVNLAYYRNFTDFITLPTLLQFKNFGDLGASAAYLVKPGDIFLFLDIILVFYLAKKNENTIVSFKQKGKMAISALSLSILVANFVLAEIERPNLFLRSFDREYLVKNIGLFNYHIYDVVIHSKTKVQRVMADGSEIEEIEHYISENASSNEKSDLSGIAEGKNVIFITAESLQTFVLDKEVNGEPITPFLNKLIEESYYFENFYHQTNLGKTSDSEFITANSLYPLPNASVFFTHAQNEYNAMPKIIKEHGYTSAVFHGNNKSFWNRDVMYDALGFDHFFSERFYHVSEENKVGDWGLGDKSFFEQSIKYLENLPQPFYTNFITLTNHHPFTMDQKYASIDKLETNSRTLNGYVQTVRYMDEAIEQFFEQLKQAGLYEESIIVIAGDHYGISDYHNRAMGMFLEKDITPYDNVQLQRVPMIIHIPDHEETKTFDKIAGQVDLKPTILSLLGIEPEDDITFGTDLFTNDRKPYVAFRNGDFVTENYVFTNDTCYDRLTGEILEDTSGCDEYKDQVLLELEYSDRIIYGDLFRFYNFSDNEETNNDE; from the coding sequence ATGTTACATCGAATTAACAAACCACTGTTTTTAATCGCTGCGTTATTATTCGGTTTTAAAACATATATCTTATACAGGTTTGTGTTTAATTTATCAATTGAAAACCCGCTTCAGGAATTAATATTGCTCATTAATCCATTTGCAACAGCGTTAATCATATTTACCTTTGCAGTATGGATGAAGCCAGAACGTCAGAAGAAATTCGTTAAATACACGACTTTAATTGGAACCATTATTTTATATGTGAATTTAGCCTATTACCGCAACTTCACGGATTTTATTACTTTGCCTACATTACTACAGTTCAAAAACTTTGGTGATTTAGGGGCAAGTGCTGCATATTTAGTGAAACCAGGGGACATTTTTCTCTTTTTAGATATAATTCTAGTATTTTATTTAGCGAAGAAAAATGAAAATACAATTGTTAGTTTTAAACAAAAAGGCAAAATGGCTATTTCTGCATTATCTTTAAGTATTCTCGTGGCAAACTTTGTCCTAGCTGAAATTGAAAGACCGAACTTATTCTTACGTAGTTTCGATCGTGAATATTTAGTGAAAAATATTGGCTTATTCAATTATCACATATACGATGTTGTCATTCATTCAAAAACAAAGGTTCAACGTGTAATGGCAGATGGTAGTGAAATTGAAGAAATCGAACACTATATAAGTGAAAATGCTTCAAGCAATGAAAAATCAGACTTGTCGGGAATTGCTGAAGGGAAAAATGTCATCTTCATTACGGCAGAATCGCTTCAGACGTTTGTGTTAGATAAAGAAGTAAATGGTGAACCAATTACACCATTCCTTAACAAGTTAATAGAAGAAAGCTATTACTTTGAAAACTTCTACCACCAAACAAATTTAGGAAAGACTTCTGACTCAGAATTCATTACGGCTAATTCACTATATCCGTTGCCAAATGCATCTGTATTCTTTACACATGCACAAAACGAATACAATGCAATGCCAAAAATTATTAAAGAACATGGATACACATCAGCTGTATTCCACGGAAATAACAAAAGCTTTTGGAACCGAGATGTAATGTATGATGCCTTAGGGTTTGACCATTTCTTCTCAGAACGTTTTTACCACGTATCTGAAGAGAATAAAGTAGGGGATTGGGGGTTAGGAGATAAATCATTCTTTGAACAGTCCATTAAATATTTAGAGAATTTACCGCAACCGTTCTATACGAACTTCATTACGTTAACAAACCATCACCCATTTACGATGGACCAAAAATATGCTTCCATTGATAAACTAGAAACTAATTCTAGAACTTTAAATGGATATGTTCAAACAGTTCGGTACATGGATGAAGCAATTGAACAATTTTTTGAGCAGTTAAAGCAAGCTGGTTTATATGAAGAGTCAATCATTGTTATAGCCGGTGACCATTATGGTATTAGTGATTATCATAATCGGGCAATGGGAATGTTTCTGGAAAAGGACATTACACCTTATGATAATGTACAGCTGCAACGTGTACCAATGATTATTCATATTCCTGACCATGAAGAAACAAAAACATTTGATAAAATTGCTGGTCAAGTTGACTTAAAACCAACCATCTTAAGTTTACTAGGGATTGAACCTGAAGATGATATTACATTTGGTACTGATTTGTTTACAAATGACCGTAAACCATATGTAGCTTTCCGAAACGGGGATTTTGTAACTGAAAATTATGTATTCACAAATGATACTTGTTATGACCGGTTAACTGGAGAAATACTGGAAGACACATCAGGTTGTGACGAGTATAAGGATCAAGTGTTATTAGAATTAGAGTACTCGGACCGTATCATTTATGGTGACTTATTCCGATTCTATAACTTTTCAGACAATGAAGAAACAAACAACGATGAATAG
- a CDS encoding ROK family glucokinase, with amino-acid sequence MEDTYYLGIDIGGTTVKIAFVTKTGEIFYKWEIKTDKSDDGINIPKDIFDSVQDKMQSLSLGHNNLMGLGVGAPGFIDEQSGEVEAVNIGWTNFPLKEKLADLFQLPTYVLNDANLAALGENWVGAGGNVPHLIAVTLGTGVGGGVVVNGHVINGVNGTGGEIGHITVTPNEGPRCNCGRQGCLETYASATAVSRLGVEAAKREQTSLKSVYEKKGTVTAKDVFQQAKRGDVVANNIVSLLADKLGLVLANLAITTNPEKIVIGGGMAQAGELLLLSVKNAFEGYTLKRTAAACEFSIAKLGNDAGVIGGAYLVKQQTEK; translated from the coding sequence ATGGAAGATACATATTATTTAGGGATCGATATTGGGGGGACAACTGTAAAAATTGCCTTTGTGACGAAGACAGGGGAAATCTTTTATAAATGGGAAATTAAAACCGATAAATCAGATGACGGTATCAACATTCCAAAGGACATTTTTGATTCCGTTCAAGATAAAATGCAGTCGTTATCGTTGGGGCATAACAATTTAATGGGCTTAGGTGTAGGTGCACCGGGGTTTATTGATGAACAATCAGGGGAAGTAGAAGCAGTCAATATTGGTTGGACAAACTTTCCCCTAAAAGAAAAATTAGCCGATTTATTCCAACTTCCTACCTATGTTCTAAATGACGCAAATTTAGCGGCTTTAGGGGAAAATTGGGTTGGTGCTGGCGGTAACGTTCCGCATTTAATTGCAGTAACCTTAGGAACTGGAGTTGGTGGTGGTGTTGTCGTAAATGGCCATGTCATAAACGGGGTAAATGGTACCGGGGGAGAAATCGGTCATATTACTGTAACGCCAAACGAAGGTCCTCGATGCAATTGCGGTAGACAAGGATGTTTGGAAACCTATGCCTCCGCTACTGCTGTTTCCAGACTAGGGGTTGAAGCTGCAAAGAGGGAACAAACTTCACTAAAAAGTGTTTATGAGAAAAAAGGGACTGTAACGGCAAAGGATGTGTTCCAACAAGCAAAACGTGGTGATGTTGTAGCGAATAACATCGTTTCGCTCTTGGCTGATAAATTAGGGTTAGTGTTAGCGAATTTAGCTATTACTACTAATCCGGAAAAAATTGTAATTGGCGGTGGCATGGCGCAAGCTGGTGAACTTTTATTACTTTCTGTAAAAAATGCCTTTGAAGGTTATACATTAAAACGAACTGCTGCAGCTTGTGAATTCTCGATTGCAAAATTAGGAAATGATGCAGGAGTTATCGGTGGAGCGTACCTTGTAAAGCAACAAACAGAAAAATAG
- a CDS encoding YqgQ family protein yields the protein MKSIYDIQQMLKQFGTIIYVGDRIADLELMEEEVRELYKERFITSEQFQMALLLIRQEINITKKTR from the coding sequence ATGAAGTCAATATATGATATACAACAAATGTTAAAACAATTTGGAACTATAATATATGTAGGAGATCGGATAGCTGATTTAGAGCTTATGGAAGAAGAAGTTAGGGAACTGTATAAAGAACGGTTTATCACGAGTGAGCAATTCCAGATGGCTCTCTTACTTATACGGCAGGAAATCAATATAACGAAAAAGACAAGATAA
- a CDS encoding spore germination protein codes for MTSTSDKQPIKKRFDDNVKYLRDRLGVDKSFDVIHLDLEYAEKKMAMFLIDGFAKDDILHFIMKLLAKLEPEHLKPDPLEKLLKRYIPYVEVEYLDDLNQVADQVLAGPTALVVEGLQQVIMIDARTYPVRGPAEPDTEKVVRGSRDGYVETLVFNTALTRRRIRDRSLRMEYMQIGRRSKTDICLCYIEDIVDEDKVNHLRKSLSKVDTDGLPMAEKTIEEFLGGRHWNPYSTVRYTERPDTAAAHLFEGHVIIIIDGSPSVMITPATFWHHMQHAEEYRQKPFVGAYLRLVRFVAVFASLFVLPLYYLLSQNPELLPTGLEFIGPQDMGAIPLLVQFLIAEIGIDMLRMAAIHTPSSLATALGLVAAILIGQVAVEVGLFSNEVVLYLAIAAIGTFATPSYETSLANRIVRMILLIITSMFGLIGFVLGITLWILYLAQIKTFHTPYLWPFIPFSFRSFRDILIRSPIPLKNRRPTFLNPRDPDR; via the coding sequence TATTAAGAAACGGTTTGATGACAACGTAAAATATTTACGTGACCGATTAGGCGTAGACAAAAGTTTTGATGTCATCCATCTTGATTTGGAATACGCTGAAAAGAAAATGGCGATGTTTTTAATTGATGGCTTTGCGAAAGATGATATATTGCACTTCATCATGAAATTGTTAGCAAAGCTGGAACCGGAGCATTTGAAACCTGATCCATTAGAGAAGTTATTAAAACGCTATATTCCGTACGTTGAGGTTGAGTACCTTGATGACTTAAATCAAGTAGCAGACCAAGTACTTGCGGGTCCAACAGCATTAGTGGTGGAAGGTCTTCAACAAGTAATTATGATTGATGCCCGTACATATCCGGTCCGAGGACCTGCAGAACCGGATACGGAAAAAGTTGTACGAGGGTCGAGAGACGGCTATGTTGAAACATTAGTATTTAATACTGCACTAACGAGAAGAAGAATACGTGATCGATCTTTACGAATGGAGTATATGCAAATTGGAAGGCGATCCAAGACAGATATTTGCTTATGTTACATTGAAGATATTGTTGATGAGGATAAAGTAAATCATTTACGAAAATCTCTAAGTAAAGTTGACACGGACGGTTTACCAATGGCCGAAAAAACGATTGAAGAGTTTTTAGGGGGAAGGCATTGGAACCCTTACTCAACAGTTCGTTATACGGAACGCCCTGATACGGCAGCTGCCCATTTATTCGAGGGGCATGTCATTATTATTATTGATGGGTCTCCAAGTGTCATGATTACACCAGCGACTTTTTGGCATCATATGCAGCATGCTGAAGAATACAGGCAAAAACCATTTGTAGGTGCATACTTACGTTTGGTACGTTTTGTCGCTGTATTTGCTTCACTGTTTGTATTACCACTGTATTACTTATTAAGTCAAAACCCGGAACTATTGCCAACCGGTTTGGAATTTATCGGCCCTCAAGATATGGGAGCTATCCCATTGTTAGTCCAGTTTTTGATTGCAGAAATAGGGATAGACATGTTAAGGATGGCCGCCATTCATACACCATCATCACTAGCCACCGCCTTAGGTTTAGTAGCGGCCATTTTAATTGGCCAAGTTGCAGTAGAAGTTGGTCTATTTTCGAATGAGGTCGTTTTGTATCTTGCAATTGCAGCAATTGGAACATTTGCAACGCCAAGTTATGAAACAAGTTTAGCTAACCGCATTGTTCGAATGATATTACTCATCATTACGAGTATGTTCGGTCTAATCGGTTTTGTGTTAGGCATTACGTTGTGGATTTTATACTTGGCACAAATCAAAACATTTCACACACCATATTTATGGCCATTTATTCCATTTTCATTCCGTTCGTTCCGGGACATTCTCATTCGTTCACCAATTCCATTAAAAAATCGTCGTCCTACGTTTTTAAACCCCCGAGATCCTGACCGCTAA